Proteins co-encoded in one bacterium genomic window:
- a CDS encoding PAC2 family protein codes for MSVNLLGNDEARAPVLIAGWPGMGQVGLGACDYLRQKLNAQLFAQIDVGSYHLPDALTVEDGIGRMPDPPKQDLYYCKEPPLFIFEGDAQLNGQPGFRLAAELLDCVRRHGTETVYTGAAYAMAVSFRQRPDIFAAATDEQLKVQLAALEVKPLKEGSISGLNGLLLGLAAQRGMPAACLLATMPHYAIEAPNPKASRALIQVFQRILNTSVDMTDIDEAVRQSDQMFKDFEGKVNEAIQQLKENLSEHAEAHEGEGPEPEERPEPHDLMQRVEQLFEEVQRDRAKATILKQELDRWGIFHLYEDRFLDLFEKQHRPGL; via the coding sequence ATGTCTGTAAATCTGCTCGGAAACGACGAAGCTCGGGCCCCGGTTTTAATCGCCGGCTGGCCGGGAATGGGTCAGGTCGGGCTCGGCGCGTGCGACTACCTGCGCCAGAAGCTGAATGCTCAACTCTTCGCTCAGATAGACGTCGGCTCCTATCACCTGCCCGACGCGCTTACCGTTGAGGACGGAATCGGCAGAATGCCGGACCCACCCAAGCAGGACCTCTACTACTGCAAGGAGCCGCCCCTGTTCATCTTCGAAGGCGACGCCCAGTTGAACGGGCAGCCCGGATTCAGGTTGGCCGCGGAGTTGCTGGACTGCGTCCGCCGGCACGGCACCGAGACCGTGTACACCGGAGCTGCCTACGCAATGGCGGTCAGTTTCCGCCAGCGCCCCGATATCTTCGCCGCGGCCACCGACGAGCAGCTCAAAGTACAACTCGCCGCGCTCGAGGTCAAGCCGCTCAAGGAAGGCAGCATCTCCGGCCTGAACGGACTCCTGCTGGGTCTGGCTGCGCAGCGCGGCATGCCTGCTGCCTGCCTGCTCGCGACCATGCCCCACTACGCCATCGAAGCGCCGAATCCCAAGGCCTCACGTGCCCTCATCCAGGTCTTCCAGCGCATCCTCAACACCAGCGTGGACATGACCGACATCGACGAAGCTGTGCGCCAGTCCGACCAGATGTTCAAAGACTTCGAGGGCAAGGTCAACGAGGCGATTCAGCAACTCAAAGAGAACCTGTCCGAACATGCCGAAGCTCACGAGGGCGAAGGCCCAGAGCCCGAGGAACGACCCGAGCCGCACGACCTCATGCAGCGGGTCGAGCAGCTCTTTGAAGAAGTCCAGCGCGACCGGGCCAAGGCGACCATCCTCAAACAGGAACTCGACCGCTGGGGCATCTTCCACCTCTACGAAGACCGGTTCCTCGACCTCTTCGAGAAACAACACCGCCCCGGCCTGTAG
- a CDS encoding SDR family oxidoreductase, with amino-acid sequence MNTRPFDNKVAIVTGAGSGIGASCALKFAELGAKVVVSDVSAAGGAQTVSAIKARGGDAVFVKTDVAEPMVIRSLVEQTLSEFGRLDYACNNAGIGGAQAQTADYPEESWRRVLDVNLTGVWLCMKHEIPLMLRQGGAIVNVSSILGTVGFVGAPAYTAAKHGVNGLTKTAALEYATRNIRVNSVCPGFTATPMIENAGLVPGSDAYKAVVDLHPMKRLGRPEEVAEAVVWLCSDAASFITGECLLVDGGYDAQ; translated from the coding sequence ATGAATACCAGGCCTTTTGACAACAAGGTGGCAATAGTCACCGGCGCCGGTTCCGGGATCGGCGCGAGCTGCGCCCTGAAGTTCGCGGAGCTCGGGGCAAAGGTGGTCGTGTCCGACGTGTCGGCGGCCGGAGGTGCTCAGACCGTGAGCGCCATCAAGGCGCGCGGGGGAGACGCCGTGTTCGTCAAGACCGATGTCGCTGAGCCCATGGTCATAAGGTCGCTCGTAGAGCAAACGCTGAGTGAGTTCGGGCGGCTTGACTATGCCTGCAACAACGCCGGGATCGGCGGAGCGCAGGCCCAGACCGCAGACTACCCGGAAGAATCCTGGCGGCGCGTGCTGGACGTCAATCTCACCGGCGTCTGGCTGTGCATGAAGCATGAGATTCCCCTGATGCTCAGGCAGGGCGGGGCCATCGTCAACGTCTCGTCGATCCTCGGCACTGTGGGTTTCGTGGGAGCGCCCGCCTACACCGCGGCCAAGCACGGCGTCAACGGTCTCACCAAGACGGCGGCCCTCGAGTACGCGACCCGCAACATCCGCGTGAACTCGGTCTGCCCCGGGTTCACTGCAACGCCGATGATCGAGAACGCCGGGCTGGTCCCGGGCAGCGATGCCTACAAAGCCGTCGTCGACCTGCACCCGATGAAGCGGCTTGGGCGTCCGGAAGAAGTGGCCGAGGCGGTTGTCTGGCTCTGCTCGGACGCCGCGTCGTTCATCACCGGCGAGTGCCTGCTGGTGGACGGCGGGTACGACGCGCAGTAG
- the nadC gene encoding carboxylating nicotinate-nucleotide diphosphorylase: MTTRQLITAALAEDTGSGDITSRLTVPSNRLVHARLVARANGILAGIDVCRQVFLTLDHTIRFRHKQSDGIRFQKDEVLAEIQGRALPVLTAERTALNFIQRLSGVATATRRFVDAVRGTNAVILDTRKTTPGWRALEKYAVRCGGGTNHRVGLFDMILIKDNHIAAAGSITAALERCRSSRLPVEVETQTLADVKEALAAGATRILLDNMTVTQMRKAVAIARGKAKFEASGGINLKNVRRVAETGVDYISVGAITHSAPAVDIALDFLPD; this comes from the coding sequence ATGACCACAAGACAGCTCATAACGGCCGCGCTGGCTGAAGACACAGGTTCCGGCGACATCACGTCGCGGCTCACCGTCCCATCAAACCGGCTTGTCCATGCGCGACTGGTCGCACGTGCCAACGGCATTCTGGCTGGAATCGACGTCTGTCGACAGGTCTTTCTCACCCTCGACCACACCATCCGATTCAGGCACAAGCAGAGTGACGGCATCCGGTTCCAGAAGGACGAGGTTCTGGCCGAAATCCAAGGCAGGGCTCTGCCCGTCCTGACCGCCGAGCGTACCGCCCTGAACTTCATCCAGCGGCTGTCAGGAGTAGCCACCGCAACCAGGCGATTCGTGGACGCGGTTCGTGGCACGAACGCGGTCATCCTGGATACGCGCAAGACGACGCCGGGCTGGCGAGCGTTGGAGAAGTACGCGGTCCGCTGCGGTGGCGGTACGAACCATCGTGTCGGGCTGTTCGATATGATTCTCATCAAGGACAACCACATCGCCGCCGCCGGCTCGATTACCGCGGCTCTCGAACGGTGCCGCTCAAGCCGACTTCCGGTCGAAGTTGAGACTCAGACTCTGGCCGACGTCAAGGAAGCCCTTGCTGCCGGGGCAACTCGCATTCTGCTCGACAACATGACAGTGACCCAAATGAGGAAGGCTGTGGCTATCGCCCGAGGGAAAGCGAAGTTCGAGGCCTCGGGCGGCATCAACTTGAAGAATGTGCGCCGGGTCGCGGAAACCGGAGTGGACTACATCTCGGTCGGGGCCATCACACACTCGGCTCCGGCCGTTGACATCGCGCTCGATTTCCTGCCGGACTGA
- a CDS encoding coenzyme F420-0:L-glutamate ligase, translating to MAKKEKPPVIEACGRRIRRIPVKTHVLLETDPMVETVKRYALAVAQPGDIITIAESPVAVMQGRAIPISKIRPGFWATVLWRFVKKVPYGIGLRASWSMQCAIEEVGAPRIVRAALAGAWGKLRGRSGDFYKVAGKQAAMIDAAHTSGVKEFYECVIKGPKDPDGTAQMLSKELGFPVAIVDANDIFGCLVVGANDGLDVKLVQEAMRDNPAGQGDELTPIIILRPE from the coding sequence ATGGCGAAGAAAGAGAAGCCGCCGGTCATCGAGGCGTGTGGCCGGAGAATCAGGCGAATTCCGGTCAAGACACACGTGCTGCTGGAGACCGACCCGATGGTGGAAACCGTGAAGCGGTATGCGCTGGCGGTGGCGCAACCAGGAGACATCATTACGATCGCCGAGAGTCCGGTGGCCGTCATGCAGGGACGGGCGATACCAATTTCGAAGATACGGCCGGGGTTTTGGGCAACGGTGCTCTGGCGGTTCGTGAAGAAGGTGCCATACGGTATCGGGCTGCGCGCGTCCTGGTCGATGCAGTGTGCGATAGAGGAGGTCGGCGCGCCGAGGATTGTCCGGGCCGCGCTTGCGGGCGCGTGGGGCAAGCTGCGGGGGAGAAGCGGCGATTTCTACAAGGTTGCGGGCAAGCAGGCGGCGATGATTGACGCGGCCCACACTTCAGGGGTGAAGGAGTTCTACGAGTGCGTCATCAAGGGGCCCAAGGACCCGGACGGAACCGCGCAGATGCTCTCGAAGGAACTGGGCTTCCCGGTCGCCATCGTTGACGCCAATGACATCTTCGGCTGCCTGGTTGTCGGTGCGAATGACGGCCTGGACGTGAAGCTGGTGCAGGAGGCGATGCGCGACAACCCGGCTGGCCAGGGCGATGAACTGACGCCGATAATCATCCTTAGGCCCGAATAG
- the murJ gene encoding murein biosynthesis integral membrane protein MurJ, with amino-acid sequence MHEAPAGDARTDAHFTRRVGAFSVGTLLSRILGVVRESVFAYLFGAGFATDAFNVAFRIPNMLRDLFAESALSAAFVPTFVRSLHEGDRRRSWAFASNMFNTVALITGALSVLGIIFAPAVVKVIALGFSHDPAKMHLTMVLTRVMFPFLLFIAIAAWAMGILNACGTFFMPAAAPAAFNVFSALIPLAAYGFLKARGIEPILGMAWGVTIGAVAQYFIQVPSLRRHGYRWTPVMDVRSPELRQVFRRWVPMVLGFATWQINFMVNTFLLAFLPQGSVTWVNYAYRIQHLPAGLFGTAVESVSVAEFSHQMARADVPRLKSRFRHSMALISVLTLPAAILLIALAVPVTRLIYQHGRFTPHDTTLTAQALALYCLGIWAAGATNIVAAGFYSTGDTRTPAFTGMSVVAANIAINLVLMRYLGFRSFPLAASFTQLVNFIILYAILRRRTGGLEGRYIAGITVRTLAAALLAGAVTFGCARGIGHYLPTRRILYQVVQVLVSGGVGVLVYYGLALLFRVHEVKQAAKDFLGPLLRRGR; translated from the coding sequence ATGCACGAAGCCCCGGCAGGCGACGCCCGCACCGATGCCCATTTCACCCGCCGCGTCGGGGCGTTCAGCGTCGGGACACTGCTCTCGCGGATTCTCGGCGTCGTGCGCGAGTCGGTGTTCGCTTACCTGTTCGGCGCGGGTTTTGCGACCGATGCCTTCAACGTGGCGTTCCGCATACCCAACATGCTGCGCGACCTGTTTGCCGAGAGCGCACTCTCCGCCGCGTTCGTGCCGACCTTTGTCCGGAGCCTGCACGAAGGAGACCGGCGCAGGTCGTGGGCCTTTGCCTCAAACATGTTCAACACGGTCGCGCTCATCACCGGCGCGCTGTCGGTTCTCGGCATCATCTTCGCGCCCGCGGTCGTGAAGGTCATCGCGCTCGGCTTCTCGCACGACCCGGCCAAGATGCACCTGACGATGGTCCTCACCCGCGTCATGTTCCCTTTCCTCCTGTTCATTGCCATCGCCGCATGGGCCATGGGAATCCTCAATGCCTGCGGCACGTTCTTCATGCCGGCGGCCGCGCCCGCCGCCTTCAACGTCTTTTCGGCCCTGATTCCGCTTGCCGCCTATGGCTTCCTGAAGGCCCGCGGCATCGAGCCGATCCTGGGCATGGCCTGGGGCGTAACCATCGGTGCAGTGGCCCAGTACTTCATCCAGGTGCCGAGCCTGCGGCGTCACGGTTACCGCTGGACCCCGGTAATGGACGTCCGCTCCCCGGAACTGCGCCAGGTCTTTCGGCGCTGGGTGCCGATGGTCCTCGGTTTTGCCACCTGGCAGATCAACTTCATGGTCAACACGTTCCTGCTGGCTTTCCTGCCCCAGGGCTCGGTCACCTGGGTGAACTATGCCTACCGGATTCAACATCTGCCTGCCGGGCTCTTCGGGACCGCGGTCGAATCCGTATCCGTCGCGGAGTTCTCGCACCAGATGGCGCGCGCCGACGTGCCCCGGCTCAAGAGCCGCTTCCGTCACTCGATGGCGCTGATCTCGGTACTGACCCTGCCGGCCGCGATTCTCCTGATAGCGCTGGCGGTTCCGGTAACGCGCCTCATTTACCAGCACGGCCGGTTCACCCCGCACGACACGACTCTGACCGCGCAGGCGCTGGCGCTCTACTGCCTGGGCATCTGGGCGGCCGGAGCTACCAACATCGTCGCCGCCGGCTTCTACTCGACCGGCGACACACGGACGCCCGCCTTCACCGGAATGAGCGTTGTTGCCGCCAACATCGCCATCAACCTCGTCCTGATGCGGTACCTCGGATTCCGCTCCTTTCCGCTCGCCGCCTCCTTCACCCAGCTCGTCAACTTCATCATCCTCTATGCCATACTCCGCCGGCGCACGGGCGGACTTGAGGGACGCTATATCGCCGGGATAACCGTCCGCACGCTGGCCGCGGCTCTGCTCGCCGGCGCAGTCACCTTCGGCTGCGCCCGTGGCATCGGACACTACCTTCCGACACGACGCATCCTCTATCAGGTGGTACAGGTCCTCGTCTCCGGCGGTGTCGGCGTACTGGTTTACTACGGCCTCGCACTCCTGTTCCGCGTGCACGAAGTCAAACAAGCGGCAAAGGACTTCCTTGGACCCTTGTTGCGGCGCGGGCGATAA
- the rsmD gene encoding 16S rRNA (guanine(966)-N(2))-methyltransferase RsmD encodes MRTRTGLSADYADDADSEFGQSRIQKPGCHVRVSSGRYKSRELEYPRAGLRPTKAVTRQAMFNIVGSRVRGAKACDLYAGGGSLGIEALSRGAESVVFVEQQAMVLRFLRQNLKGLPNVTLVRGDVLRVLKKLAGVRFDLVLADPPYLHGLVQATLDRAAEFDVLAPDGWFVAEHHRQEMPLAPNGWETIKQGTYGETLVSVLRRLS; translated from the coding sequence TTGCGGACGAGGACAGGATTATCCGCAGATTACGCAGATGACGCAGATTCAGAGTTCGGACAGAGTAGAATTCAGAAACCAGGTTGCCACGTGCGCGTGAGCAGTGGACGGTACAAGAGCCGGGAGCTTGAGTATCCGCGGGCGGGCCTGCGGCCGACCAAGGCGGTGACGCGGCAGGCGATGTTCAACATCGTCGGTTCCCGGGTGCGCGGGGCGAAGGCCTGCGACCTCTACGCGGGCGGCGGCTCGCTCGGTATCGAGGCGTTGTCGCGGGGCGCGGAGTCGGTCGTCTTCGTGGAGCAGCAGGCGATGGTGTTGCGGTTCCTGCGGCAAAACCTGAAGGGTCTGCCGAATGTGACACTCGTGCGCGGTGACGTGCTGCGGGTGCTCAAGAAACTGGCAGGGGTGCGCTTCGATCTCGTGCTGGCAGACCCGCCGTACCTGCACGGGCTGGTCCAGGCGACGCTCGACCGGGCAGCCGAGTTCGACGTCCTTGCCCCGGACGGGTGGTTCGTGGCCGAACATCACCGGCAGGAGATGCCGCTGGCGCCGAACGGCTGGGAGACGATCAAGCAGGGAACCTACGGCGAGACCTTGGTAAGCGTGTTGAGGAGGCTATCATGA
- the coaD gene encoding pantetheine-phosphate adenylyltransferase: MRQARAETRSQKSECREPEAERRVAVYPGSFDPITLGHLDVVKRAAQLFDKVVVGVASRQEKHPLFAWQERIDLAKVVTKGMDGVTVQGFDSLLVDFARQEHAHAIIRGMRAVMDFDYEFQMALTNRKLAPAVETVFFVPSERYFYLSSSLVRELAAKGGELSCFVPEPVMMALRRKLAKG, encoded by the coding sequence ATGAGGCAGGCGAGGGCAGAAACCAGAAGCCAGAAGTCAGAGTGCAGAGAGCCGGAGGCAGAACGGCGGGTCGCGGTATATCCCGGCAGCTTTGACCCGATAACATTAGGGCACTTGGACGTGGTCAAGCGCGCGGCGCAACTCTTCGACAAGGTAGTTGTCGGTGTGGCGAGTCGGCAGGAGAAGCACCCGTTGTTCGCATGGCAGGAGCGTATAGACCTGGCAAAGGTAGTCACGAAGGGAATGGACGGGGTAACCGTGCAGGGTTTCGACAGCCTGTTGGTGGATTTCGCTCGGCAGGAGCACGCTCATGCCATCATCCGCGGTATGCGGGCCGTGATGGACTTCGACTATGAGTTCCAGATGGCGCTGACCAACCGCAAGCTGGCGCCGGCCGTGGAAACCGTTTTCTTCGTGCCTTCGGAGCGGTATTTCTACCTTAGTTCCTCGCTGGTGCGGGAGCTTGCGGCCAAGGGCGGCGAGCTGAGCTGTTTCGTTCCGGAACCGGTGATGATGGCGCTGCGGCGGAAACTCGCCAAGGGATAG
- the obgE gene encoding GTPase ObgE has product MRFVDVVTIQVRSGSGGDGCVSFRREKFVPKGGPDGGDGGDGGSVVLWGNHYLQTLADLEYHRFYKAGAGGHGRGANRHGAKGESIRVPVPLGTDVFNIGTGAKLGEILAPNQELAIVQGGRGGRGNARFATSTDQAPRRFDPGEPAVERKVKLVLRLVADVGIVGLPNAGKSTLLSRLTRANPKVASYPFTTLTPNLGVIQTRDVRFTVADMPGIIKGAHEGKGLGLAFLRHIERTRMLVFVIDVAEGHPKRDYEELVGEIGSYNEEILKRPRIVVLNKVDLLTGRKPAIRLDAERVWVSGLTGEGIDELRQGINRLFPRA; this is encoded by the coding sequence ATGCGTTTTGTTGACGTAGTCACTATCCAGGTTCGATCCGGGTCAGGTGGTGACGGCTGCGTTTCGTTCCGCCGCGAGAAGTTCGTCCCGAAGGGCGGGCCGGACGGCGGCGACGGCGGGGATGGCGGTTCGGTGGTCTTGTGGGGCAATCACTATCTGCAGACTCTGGCCGATCTGGAGTATCACCGATTCTACAAGGCGGGCGCGGGTGGGCACGGGAGGGGCGCGAACCGTCACGGCGCGAAGGGTGAGAGCATACGCGTGCCCGTGCCGCTCGGTACCGACGTTTTCAATATCGGGACCGGCGCAAAGCTCGGCGAGATTCTCGCGCCGAACCAGGAACTGGCCATCGTGCAAGGCGGCAGAGGTGGCCGAGGCAACGCGAGATTCGCCACCTCGACCGACCAGGCGCCGCGGCGCTTCGATCCGGGCGAGCCCGCCGTGGAGCGCAAGGTCAAGCTCGTGCTGAGACTGGTGGCCGACGTCGGCATCGTCGGGCTGCCCAACGCCGGCAAATCGACGTTGCTATCCCGCCTGACGCGGGCCAACCCCAAGGTGGCGAGCTACCCGTTCACCACGCTGACGCCGAACCTCGGCGTAATCCAGACCCGGGACGTGCGGTTTACGGTCGCGGACATGCCGGGCATCATCAAGGGCGCACACGAGGGCAAGGGACTCGGCCTTGCGTTTCTGCGTCACATCGAGCGGACGCGGATGCTGGTGTTTGTCATCGACGTGGCCGAAGGCCATCCCAAGCGTGACTATGAGGAACTGGTAGGCGAGATCGGCAGCTACAATGAGGAGATTCTGAAACGGCCGAGGATCGTTGTCCTGAACAAGGTGGACCTGCTGACCGGGCGCAAACCCGCGATCCGGCTGGATGCGGAGCGTGTCTGGGTATCCGGTCTTACCGGCGAGGGCATCGACGAACTGCGGCAGGGCATCAACCGGCTCTTTCCGAGGGCATAG
- the dprA gene encoding DNA-processing protein DprA, whose protein sequence is MNEGYVDLYAVPRMNETRLKNLLARFRTPERVFAAGLNDLLEVKGVDQELAAAVRSYRRSDETERRLKAARELGIRTIGYGDRDYPENLKKLAHMPPVLFVRGDLLPDDRTAAAVVGTRVPSHYGRQVAEKLGHELAQHGVTVVSGLARGVDTFAHKGALDGGGRTLAVLGCGIDVFYPPENRRLYEAIAARGAVMSEFSLGVEPLAMNFPKRNRVVSGLSRAVVAVEAGEKSGVLNTVAWATDQGRAVFAVPGNITSQQSLGINRLLKNGARPLISVDDVLLELGVAKRADERSRVEVAAEEKPVMEFLTDEPAHVDEICEGLGMPMAGLLSVLMQLEIKGLVRQLPGKYFVKEI, encoded by the coding sequence GTGAACGAAGGCTACGTCGACCTGTACGCGGTGCCGCGGATGAACGAGACGCGGCTGAAGAACCTGCTTGCCCGATTCCGTACGCCGGAGCGAGTGTTCGCCGCCGGCCTGAATGACCTGCTCGAGGTCAAGGGCGTTGACCAGGAACTTGCCGCGGCCGTCCGGTCGTATCGGCGCAGCGATGAGACCGAGCGGCGGCTGAAGGCGGCGCGGGAACTGGGCATCAGGACCATCGGCTACGGTGACAGGGACTATCCCGAGAACCTGAAGAAGCTCGCGCACATGCCGCCGGTGTTGTTCGTCAGAGGGGATCTCTTGCCGGATGACAGGACTGCGGCCGCGGTAGTTGGCACACGGGTGCCGTCGCACTACGGCCGGCAGGTCGCGGAGAAGCTGGGACACGAACTCGCGCAGCATGGCGTCACCGTGGTGAGCGGATTGGCACGGGGCGTGGACACTTTCGCGCACAAGGGCGCGCTCGACGGCGGCGGCCGGACGCTGGCCGTGCTCGGATGCGGCATAGATGTCTTCTATCCGCCGGAGAACCGCCGGTTATACGAGGCCATCGCTGCCCGAGGCGCGGTCATGTCCGAATTCTCGCTCGGAGTCGAGCCGCTGGCCATGAACTTTCCGAAGCGAAACCGGGTGGTGTCCGGACTCTCTCGGGCAGTCGTGGCGGTCGAGGCCGGGGAGAAGTCCGGAGTGCTCAATACCGTGGCATGGGCGACCGATCAGGGCCGGGCCGTGTTTGCGGTACCGGGCAACATCACGTCGCAGCAGAGCCTCGGTATCAACCGACTGCTGAAGAATGGGGCAAGGCCGTTGATTTCGGTCGACGACGTGCTGCTTGAGTTGGGGGTGGCGAAGCGGGCTGACGAGCGGTCGAGGGTAGAAGTGGCGGCCGAGGAGAAGCCGGTGATGGAGTTCCTGACTGACGAGCCCGCGCACGTGGACGAGATCTGCGAGGGGCTGGGGATGCCGATGGCAGGACTGCTCTCGGTTCTGATGCAGCTTGAGATCAAGGGTCTGGTTCGGCAGTTGCCGGGCAAGTACTTTGTGAAGGAGATCTAG